A portion of the Deltaproteobacteria bacterium genome contains these proteins:
- a CDS encoding P-II family nitrogen regulator, translated as MNEEHFNEEKDLITCVVQRGKADKVAKAALDAGAGGATVFFGRGMGLRERLGLLGLAIVPEKEIILIVSEKTDTSRIFDAVIEAGKLNVPGMGIAYVSPIHAVVGLVPFGKGEKE; from the coding sequence ATGAATGAGGAACATTTCAACGAAGAAAAAGATCTAATCACGTGCGTGGTGCAAAGAGGAAAGGCGGACAAGGTAGCCAAGGCTGCCCTTGATGCAGGTGCTGGAGGAGCAACAGTATTTTTCGGTCGAGGGATGGGTTTGAGAGAGAGACTGGGCCTTCTTGGATTGGCGATCGTACCCGAAAAAGAGATTATCTTGATAGTATCAGAAAAAACGGATACGTCACGCATATTCGATGCGGTGATTGAAGCCGGGAAACTGAACGTGCCCGGTATGGGGATTGCGTATGTCAGTCCTATTCACGCCGTCGTTGGGCTTGTCCCGTTCGGGAAAGGTGAGAAAGAATAA